The DNA sequence ATTATGGCAACTCTGTATATCAAACCGTTGATGGTGGTTTTATAATTGGGGGAACAACGGGGGCAGATTTTTCTAATAAGATGGATGTTCGCTTCACAAAAACGGATTCCCTTGGTAATCCCCTGTGGACTAAAACTATTGGAGGAACTGCCTATGATGAGGGCTATTCAGTTCAACAGACTAAAGATGGCGGATATATACTTGCGGGAATGACAAAATCTTTCGGGGTAGGCAGTGGAGATATCTATCTAATTAGACTGGGGAAAGAAACAGGGATAGAAGAACCTTCCATTTTGGATTTCGGATTGGGGAATGCAGATTTGAAAATAATTAAAGATAAGATTTATTTGGAAGTGCCAAAGAGTATAAATGCAAATGTAAAAATTTACGACTTGTGTGGAAGGGAGAAAGAGATTGTTTATAACGGGACATTAAGCAAAGGGAATTATACATTCACGCCTGAGATAAAAAAGAACGGGGTGTATTTTGTGAGGGTGAATGCGGGTACATTAAAAACTACAAAGAAAATTACGATTATAAGGTAAAAACAGGAGGGATTATGAATAAAAATTTAGGAGTTTGGGTTTTGATGGGAATGGGTTTAATTACAACCAATCCCGTAAACGCAGGATGGACAAAAACTTATGGTGGAAATAAAGATGACGGCGGCAATTCAGTTCAGCAAACTACCGACACTGGTTATAT is a window from the bacterium genome containing:
- a CDS encoding T9SS type A sorting domain-containing protein; protein product: MDVRFTKTDSLGNPLWTKTIGGTAYDEGYSVQQTKDGGYILAGMTKSFGVGSGDIYLIRLGKETGIEEPSILDFGLGNADLKIIKDKIYLEVPKSINANVKIYDLCGREKEIVYNGTLSKGNYTFTPEIKKNGVYFVRVNAGTLKTTKKITIIR